The nucleotide sequence TTTAGAGGTGGAAGCCAATATCAAGGCTTTGCAACAATCAAATATAATACTAATGGGCTTCAACAATGGGTGGTATATTATAGTATCTCAGATTTATCTAGTAGCTCAGAATTAGTATATACAGAAGCATTTGATATTGGAAGCGATGGAAAGGGCAACCTTATTGTTGTTGGAACGATGGATGACGGGGTAAATAAGTATAATTGTAATACAGCAGTCGTAAAATACAATTCTAACGGATTACAAAAGTGGGTAAGGAATTATGATGGACCTTGGCTATCTAACGACAGGGTGCGTGCTATTGATGTAGACGCGCAAGGAAATATTTACCTAACTGGTTCAACTTATAATCATTATACTGGATATGATTTTCTAACTGTAAAATTTAATAACAGAGGTGAATTAGAATGGGCTGATAAACATACAAGCATAGATGATACTTATTCTGGGGATGAAGGCGATGATATTTACGTTGATAAAAATAATAATGTATATGTAGCAGGTATTTGTTCTCCAACTTGGGATAGAACTGCCTATCTTACAATTAAATACAATACTTATGGTGTAAAACAATGGGTTGCCACTACCGAAATTTCATCTGGCCGTCATGATGTAAAAATTGTTGGGGATAAACAGGGAAACATTTACGTTGGGTATGGTGATCTTGTTAAATATGATACACTTGGTAACAAACTTTGGTCTGTTCCTATAGGGGGTGCACAGATCATTATTGATGATTTTGAAGCGATCATAGTTACAGGAGGTTCAGGAACAATGAAAATTTCAAGTGAAGGGTTACTATTGTGGACGTCCCCGTACGCTGGCGAGCAAATAGCAGTTGACCAATTAGGGAATATATATCTAACACGTCATACCATGGATGAGAAGTATAATACTATGAAACTTAATTCATCTGGTGTATTACAATGGAATGTATTTTATAGTAGAATGCCAAATGGTATCGCCCGCCCATCGCATATTGCTATCGATAAGTATTCTAATGTTTATGTTACCGGCTACAGTAGAGCCACAGGAACAGCCTTGGATTTTACAACCATTAAGTATGATTCTACAGGTGTAGAACAGTGGGTCCAATTTTACCAAGGAGGTGGCGTACCAAGAAAGATTGTTATAGATTCACTGGGGAATATTTATATAAGCGGCTCTAAGTATCTCACTCTAAAATATAATCAGGCTGGTACACTTATTTGGGTTGCACGTTATCATCCAAGCCAAACTTCTAATAGTTATGTTCAAGATATTAACATCGACAGTAAAGGTAATATTTATGTCGCTGCAGAAACATTAGAACTTTCGAATGGTGTGGATATTTCATACAGCGCGGTTAAATATTCACCAGCACGACTCGAATTTTCACATAGCTTTATAGATTTTGGCGTGGTTTCGCTGGGTTGTAAATCTATTAAAACTTCAATCCTAAAAAATATTGGATCTGAAAAATTAATAATTTCTGATGTTGAAATTGGAAATTCTAACTTCGCAATTTCGCCTAAATCGGCTACAATATTACCATTAGATAGTATCACTTGCAGTTTATTGTTTAACCCATCCGGGGCAGGTGAATATCTATCTAAATTCAATTTTATAGATGGCTCTCAAACATTAAACAATACACTCGATGCAACTGGTTTTGCAGTTCCTACTATTCCACTCAATGTTTCCAAAACATTCATTCAGTTTTCGAAGCTTGAAGTGGGTTGCAGAGACACAACCGAAATCAAGTTGTTCAACAGGAATAGTTGTCCTGATACGGTATTCCCCATGATATCAAATCCTATGTTTAAGGTAAGGACTTCGCCTATAGTATTAGCTCCATATGATTCTACTCATTTTGAAATTGTATTCACTCCCTCGCAACCGGGTGATTTCAATTCGATATTAACTTTCAATTCTTTGAGAGGAACACAATCAGATAGTATAATTGTAATTGGTAGTAGTTATGCTAATAGCCCACCCACAACAATAACTAGTATTCTAAACAATGGTTGGAATTTAGTTTCGCTGCCAGTTGAGTCGTCGTGCTCATATTCGTTCTCGAATTTATTTAAGTATACACCAATTGGTTATGTAAAAAGTAATATTTTAGAGCCATGGTCAGGTCATTGGTTAAAATCCTCTGGTGAAGAATTCAACTTTCATGGTTATCCTGTAATAGCTGATACATTTCAACTCCTTACAGGATGGAATCTGATCGGCTCCATTTCGAATCCTGTTCATACCTCATCAATAATAACAAATCCTCCTAATATAATTGCATCACAATTTTTTGGTTATCAATTAGGGTACCTAATCTGTGATTCTATTTATCCCGGTAATGGATATTGGTTAAAACTAAATTCACCCGGTAAATTAATATTATCAATAGACAACCCGATACAAAATGCAAAAATTGCGACTGTTAAGGATGAAACAAACATTTTTAATTCCCTTACGTTGAACGATGCAAATGGACAGTTGCAAACCTTATATTTTGGCATAAAACCGAATGATGATTTTTCAGCTGATATATATGAACTTCCACCTGTTCCACCATCGAACATTTTCGATGTTCGATTTGCTTCGCAAAGATTGTTAGAAATTGTTGACGAAAATAAAATTGGGATATTTCCCATCATAATTTCTTCGGCAGTATATCCTGTAACAATCTCTTGGAATTTGAAAAATATGTTTTTAGAAGCATCCTTAAAAATTGGGAAGAATGATATTCCTATCCAAGCAACAGGTCAATTTGATATACCAACATCGGATGTTCGTGTCAAACTTGTTATCAAACGATCCGTTGAACTACTTAATGAATTTGTTCTTGAGCAAAATTATCCGAATCCGTTTAATCCAAGCACGCTCATAAAATACCAACTCCCGCAGGCAAACAAGATTGAGTTAAAGATTTACAATATCTTCGGACAGGAAGTTAAAAAGCTTGTAGATGAAGTACAGGATGCAGGATATTATGAGATAGTATGGAATAGCGACAACAACACGGGTAACAATGTAGCAAGTGGTGTTTATTTTTATCGGATACAGGCTGGTTCGTTTAGTGAAACCAAGAAACTTATTTTGATGCGGTAATATTTTTTTTTAGATTTTTTAACAGAGCCGATTCAATCCGAGTCGGCTTCTTTGTTTAAATCCCTCCAATTTTCTATATTTATTAAAACTATTTAAAGTCTTATATTTAATTATGAATTTACAAAACGACATTTTCTTAAAAGCTTGTAAACGTCTGCCAACCGAACGAACACCCGTATGGATTATGCGCCAAGCGGGCCGGTATTTGCCTGAATATAGAGCTGTACGTACCAAAGCTGATTTCCTTACTCTTTATAAAACTCCCGAGCTTGCAGCAGAAGTTACAATTCAACCCGTCGATATCATTGGCGTTGATGCGGCCGATTATTTTCTCAGATATACTCGTTATTCCCGAAGCGATGGGGATGGAATTAATTGTAGAAGAAGGTAAAGGCGGACCGCGGTTCCCATCCCCCATCCGTTCGTCTTCCGAAATTGAAAAATTGTCTATCCCCGACCCATACGATAAATTAAAATATGTAATGGATGCGCTGAGTTTAACAAAACAAAATTTGGCTGGACGTGTTCCTCTAATCGGATTTGCGGGTTCGCCATGGACACTCGCAACCTATACTTATAACACGCAGCGAGGATCAATCCGATGAGTTCATCGAACTGATTCAATCGCGCGGCGGGAAAGCAATCTTGTTTCCGACAATCAAAATTACTGACCCGGATGATTGGCAGGAGTGCGATAGAGCGGTGGAATATTTAAATTCTTTCGACGGAATCATATTCACGAGCCGAAACTCGGTAGAAAAGTTTATCGCAAGAATTAATTTCAAGAACATTCCCCTTTCGGCTCTATCCTCAACGCTCCTCTTTGCGGTGGGTGAAAAAACAAAATCAATCCTCGAAAAACATAAACTCAAAACAAACGCAATTCCTGAAAATTTTACTGCCGAATCCTTGGTAGAAACAATAAAAACATTTAGTGTTCAAAACAAAAAGTTCCTCTTCCCCCGCGGTAATTTAGGGCGCGATGTTGTCATCGATAAACTTTCCGAGTATGGCGCTGAAGTAAAATCTGTGGTTGTGTATAAAACAGAAAAAGCAATCCCAGACAACCTGCACTCGATAGAAAAAGAATTATTGGAAGGCAAAATTGATGTAGTTACTTTCACAAGTCCATCCACTGTGACCAATTTCTTCTCTCTGTTTTCCGAAGATACCAAGAGCCAATTTATAAAAAATATTATCTTTGCCGTTATAGGAGAAGTAACTGCGAAATCGTTACGGAAGTTTGGAATCGAACCAACTATTATTGCCAAACCATCAACTAACAAGGGGATAGTGGAAGGGATTGAGAGATATTGTCCGGTTTGAATTTATTCTACTATTTTAATAGATTGTAATCAAATAAACTGATAGGTCGAAAAAATGATTTTAAAAAATGTTTCCCTGAACTTGCTGGTTTTTCTGTTTGCTTTGCAACTGTATGCTGGCAGTAACAGTACTTTCGATTTTTTACGGAACGATGCCGGTGCGCGGGCTTCCGCACTCGGTGGTAGTTTTCTACTTGCTTCCAACGACCCGAATACAATTTTTTATAACCCATCTCGAATGACAACAATAGCAACACCTCAAATATCATTCGGATATTTTAAGCATTTGTTGGATATTAATTCCGGACATTTAAGCTATGCACAGGAAATAAGCGGTTTCGGTTATATCGGCGGGGGGATTGTTTACACGAACTACGGTGAGTTTATGAAGCGAAACGAATTCGGCGATGAGTTAGGAAAATTTACGGCAACCGAAATTGCAATGTCGGTTGGTTATGCAAATCATTTGTACGAGAATTTAACTTACGGTGCAAGTTTAAAATTTATCTATTCTGCCATCGAAAAATATAAATCAACCGCAGTTGCTCTTGATTGGGGAGTAACTTATGTAATTTCACCCGAAAAGTTTCAAGTTGGAGCAAGTTTATTGAATCTTGGGACACAATTAGACCCGTATATGAATACAAAAGAAAGTTTACCAACCGATTTAAAAGTTGGCGCATCAGTTAAGCCCGAACACTTGCCGCTTGTACTTAATTTCAGTTTCAATAAATTAATTGAAAAACAGAATAACTTTATGTCGCGTTTCAAAGCATTTTCAATTGGAGGCGAATTTTTAGTAACTCAGAATGTTCAATTCCGGTTCGGATATAATAATGAGAGACGATCGGATTTAAAAATCGGGAAGAGTTCCGGACTTGCCGGATTTTCACTCGGGGGAGGATTTATTTACAACGAATACAAAGTCGATTACGCATTCAACTCATTGGGTAAAATTGGCGGACTGCATCGTATAGCAGTTGGCATACTTTTCTGATACAACCATTTATCCATTGAGTACATGATTCGATGATTCAATGGCTAAATTATTTTTACCTCACCAGGATTGCTTTCTTCACAGATGTGAACGAACCTGCCGAGAGCTTGTAGAAGTAAACTCCACTCGGGAAATTACTCGCATCAAATTCTACCGACTTGTAACCGGCAACTTGAAACTCGTCAATTAACTGAACGACTTCGCGCCCTAACAAATCGTAAACGCGCAATGTAACTTTTCCCGCTTCCGGAATCTGATATCTGATTATAGTTTTCGGATTAAACGGATTTGGGTAGTTCTGATGTAATACAAACTCTGCAGGTAAACCGCTATTTCTTACTTTAACCTGAGCGAGTGGCTGGTTGATATACACAGGCGAATGAACCGATAAGTATTGGTCGAGTTTCGCTTTTGAATCATCAGATGTTAAATGCAAATTAATATTTTCATCCCCTTCGAAAATCAATTGCAGCGGATAATCGACATAATTTATATTTATAATATTAACATTGGATAAAAGTCCGACATATTTATCATTTACAAATCTAACATCAAACACACCCGGTGGCGCTTGCGGCGGGAATTCAATAAATTGATCCACCTCGAAGGAATTCGTCAGGTATAATTTTGTTGAGTTACCTTTGCTGTCAATAATTTTTATCGCATTCCGGTTATTTGATTTCCGATTTGTGTAATTAGAACCTGTCGCCAATGGGCTTTCAAGTTTGATGCTTCCGTTTGCTGAAAGTTTTATCCAATACCCTTTTCCTTTTTCCAAAATTGAAGATTCTGAATATCCGCCGTTGTATGCAAAAAACTGGCTTGATAATAAGCCGGCAGGAATTGTTGTAATTGCAGAAACATTTATATTTTGATTTAATCCGCCAATCAAATTCCAGCCCTTCCTCATCGTAAATGTTATACTGTCTATCTTACTCCCTACAAATGTATGGCTGCGAGAACTGTCCATCTTTATCCAATAGCCATATCCATTTTTTATGGAATCTGCAATTATATATGATCCATTAAATTCATAAGTCTGTGAAGTTGCAGTAGGGAACAAGACAGATGGTCTTTGGTCGATTAAAGAAATGGGCAGTGATAATAAATTCCATCCCTCATTTGTATTGAAAGATGTTACAACAGGTTGAACGCCTTTGTTATAAACAGTTATTTTTATATCATCTACATAAAAACCATCGGCTACAACACTGGCATCGCTTCGGAAGTAAAAACGAATCTTAATATCATTTTCTATATACGGATCAAGACTTATTTGTTCGGTAACCCAAGCTGACTGTGAGCCGTTGTATAATGGTTGTCCGGTTGGCTGGAAACTACCCGAACCGAGTTTTGTATAGCTACCTTCTAATGGAATCCACGATGTACCGAGATTTGTTGATATCATAACTTGCACATAGTCGTATCCGTTTTCTAAATCCCACCGTGCTGAATATTCCAGCGTAGCACCGTAAGCTTTTTTTAAGCTAACACTATCTCTAAGTAGAAGTATATTTGTTGTATTGCTCGGATAGTTACCGCTCGGTGAATCGGTTGCGGATGAGGTGGGTGAAACAAAACTGCTTGTAGTTAACCCCCAGAGTGAAACTGAATTCCATCTGGTAATAGTTTTGAAACTTTCAGAAAATGCGGTTGTTATATTTGCAACAATATATCGATAGAACTGCGGTGGGGAGATTGAGCCGGGTGGGTTTAAACCGCTACCTCCGGCGGGAATTGTTTGTAAAATTTGCCCACCCTGGTCCTGAGCAGCTACATAATATTCGACAGTCGTTCCGAGAGGTTGACCGGGAATAATAAATTCATATTGAAATCCTGTAGGACCATCAATATCTGTTATATAATTAAATGCACTGAAGCCGGAACCGTAATCGACACGATAGTACAACCTTGGTTGAATGCTACCGGTACCAATAGTTAATCCGCTAATTATGTTTACACGTGCAGTTCGAGAGTCAATTATGTTGCCTGATGCAATTGGAGTGTGCTCGAGTGCAATTTTTAGATTCAAAGCATATTTTGCTAAAGTAGCCATTGTTGCCTTAACCATTTTATGGAAATAGGGAACGTTGATATACTGGAACCTGTCGCTTGTGGTATGATAATATGGATGGAAATCGTTGTTATCTTCGATTACTAAAATAGCCCCGTAGTTTTTAGCAAGGAACGATTCGTGGTCGCTGTACGGTTGCGAAGCCACAATAACTGGAACCAATCCGATATTATAAGTTGCGATATTATTTACAAAATCGTTAGCAATTTCGACAGTATTTGCAACGTTTTTTGAGTGCACATTAATTTTTCCGTCGTTGTTACCATCGTAACCAATCATATCTAAATTAATTACACCCAAAATAGTATCGTTTCGGTTGCGGGCTTGTGTTGCATAGTAGATACTTCCTACTAAACCTTGTTCCTCTTCGTCAAAGCCAATAAACTTGATTGTGTACTGAGGATTGTATTGCGATAATATTCGGGCTAATTCAATCACGCCGGCAGTTCCGCTTGCATTGTCGTCGGCGCCTGGCGCAATTGTTTCAATTGGCATATCATCGAAATGTCCACATACGACGTAATATTTATTCGGGAAATGGGTACCTACTTTTGTTCCTATTACATTTTTTCCTGTCGTGCTGAATGAATCATACTGAGCTGTTAAACCGAACCTCTGAAATTTTTCGTAAATGTATTGTGCAGCTTTGTTGTTACCAGGCTGCAATTTATGGCGTGATACTATTGTATAAGGAGAACCGCCTATAACACAACTTGTATCGCCGGATAGCTGCCTGATGTATAATCTTAAGCTATCTACAGAAACTTTATTTATTAAAGAATCCAGCAGAGTAGTTTGCGAAAAAGCATTGGTAACAAGAATCGCTAATAGAATTAAAACGTAAATATTTTTTTTCATATGTATATTCTGTTGTAATTTTGTTTGTTTTTAATTTCACTTTAAAATTAAAAGTTTTTTGATGTCTGAAAAATTTCCAGCTACTAATCTATAAAAATAGACGCCGCTCGAAAGTCCGCCTGTGGCGGATGAAACATCTAACTCAACCGATTTATATCCAGCCTCTTGAACTTCATCAACAAGTTTAGCGACCTCACGACCAAGAACATCATAAATTTTTAAAGTCGTATAACTGGAAAAAGGTAATTGATACTTGATTATTGTCTTTGGGTTGAATGGATTAGGATAATTTTGAGAGAGTGCATAAACAATTGGAGTTTCTGTTTCTTCATTGTTGTTAATATATTTTAGATATAATACAGTTTGATTCTTATCTTCTAAAAGAATACTTCCAGATATTTGTTCGATTCCGGTTAATAATTTTTGTGCAGAATTTAACAGCTCATATTTTTCGTTGTTCAATAATTCCCAAGATATTTTGATTGGGTATTCGTTCGTCGAAATATTAATCTTATTCTCTTTTGTAATTTTATGGTTGAACATATAAGAATTGTCAGCAAATCTTATATCGAAAGCCTCGGCCGGTGGTCGGGGAGGTGCTAAAAAGAATCCTGCATCGAACGAGGCATTTTCAAAACTTCCGAAGTAGAGGATGCTTGAATTTCCTCCATTATCAGTAATGAATAATTTGTTGCTCTGATTAATAATATCTTCTGCAAGAGAATTGTGTTTGGAAACTGTCGATCCGGGACGCATAATAAGTTTTCCGCCTTGTGAAACTTTTACCCAATAACCTTTTGACGGTTTTAATGTATCCGAAATTCCATAACCGTTTTTAAATCCATAAACCGGAGAACTTATAATGTTTGGAGGATTTGTAATAAGCGATTTGACTGGGAAAGGATTACTTGTACAACCAATCATATTCCATCCAGTTTTCAGATCAATCGAATCGGCTGTAAACGGACTACCCGACAACCATACCTGATGAGTCGATGGAAATTTTAGCCAATACCCCCGAAGAGATGTTAGCGAGTCGTGTTGGATATAACCATTATCAAATGTAAAAGCCGACGAATTAGCGCTCCCGAAAATAGTTGTCTTACTTCTGTCAGCAGTTCGCAACGGTAATGAAAGCATATTCCACTTTGCATCGACCGCATAACTTATAGCAGTTGTTGAATAATTTCCGAAATTATGAACAGCACTTAAATTTCCAAACGAGATTGGGACTGAATACGAACTACCGCCAACGGGTAAAGTTTGTACCCAACCGGAATTAACAGCTTGGCTGAGAGTATAATTTCCGAACGGAATATCGGCAAAAGCATATTGTCCATTAATATTTGTAGTAACGGAATCTCGTTTTGTTCCGCTTATGCGTACTTTCCATCCTGCAAGCGGTGGGTCGGTTTCGTCTTTTACTCCGTTATTATTTACATCATAAAATACTGACCCCGACATAAATGTGGTTTGCCTGTATTTTATTGTTATTACATCAGAGTAATCGAGCGAATCATATTCGGCACCTGTTACAAAAATATTTCCTAAATTATCCATCGCCATAGCTATAACTTCATCGGCAGCGCTCGTTTGATTGGCATAATATGCAACCCACTGTAATTCACCAGCCGCATTATATTTAATTGTAGCATAATTATTTTTTAGTGAGCCACCTGTAGTGCCGGATATGTATGAATTTCCCCATTGATCAACAATCATCCCCTCGAGGTAATCGTAGTCATTGCTTGGGTCGTTATAACGTGCTTCCCAAATTCGACCCCCATTTGAAGAATATTTTAGAACAATCATATCAGTGTATGATGTAGTTCCAAAACTCCATCCGCCGACATATATTTCTCCAGATGGAATTACGAAGAGGCTTTTAGGATAATCGACGCTGTTAGCCGGTCCATCATACCTGGAAACCCATTGTTGGTCGCCTGTCGGATTATATTTAATTAAAACAATATCATTCGATGTACCGACTCCGCCACTCGACCCTGTAACAATGATATTTCCTAAAGTATCTATTGCAATCGCAGTTGCAACATCGTCACTGTTTGAAGGTCCGTTGTAATACTTCACCCATTGCTGTCCACCATGGGTAGAATATTTCACCGTTGCGATATTATTTCCCGAAGTCGTTGTGGTGCAATAACCAGTAACATAGACATTGCCCGCTTTATCGATCCCTAACGATGCAGCAAAATCGTCGGAACTTGAAGAGCTGTTAAAATAACTCACCCATTGCTGTGTTCCATTTGTATTATATTTGATTGTAATATAATCGTAACCGGTATTTCCACCATAACTGTAACCAACCACATAAACATTACTTGAGGCATCAACTGAAAGAGCGATGGGTCTATCGGTACTATCCTTTGTGCTGTTAAAATTTCGAATCCATTGCACAATTCCATTTTCATTAAATTTTATTGTTACTATATCATCGCCTTTATTATAAGAGTAACTTCGCCCCGTAACGTAAACATTCTTCGATGCATCAACGGCAACCGCAACAGCTTCATCATTATCGTGGTACGGACTGTTGTAACGGGCAGTCCACAATGTATCTCCGTTTGTATCATATTTGATAATCAGAAAATCGTATAATGTACCATTGTCGAAGCTTGATCCGACAACGTAAGCATTTCCGAGATTATCTGTGGTAATTGCATACGGAATATCCTCGTATGATTGGTTATCGAAATTATTCTGACGTTCCGACCATAAAACTGTGCCCGCATTATTGTACTTCAGTATCAAAGCATCGTCCGCTTTTTCGACTGTAAAACCTGCCCCTATAACTATTAAGTCGCCGGAATTATCCACACGAATTCTATTGGCCTCACTCGAAAAATTTGTTTCAATACTGTATGGTCTGTTCCACAGCCGACTTCCAAACGCATTATATTTAATTGTGTTGAATTCAGTAGCACCTAAAAGAGAAGATGTTGTCCCTGTAACATATACGTTCTCAAAATTGTCAATATCTATACCTTCTGCAAAATCGTCGGCATTGGCGGAACCGTTGAATTGAACTCCCCAATCAACACCACCTGTGGTATTAATTTTAACAGTAAGGTAATTGTAAAGCTCAGAATAACTGTATGTATATCCGGTAAGATAAACAGTACCTCCGCCTGTAATTCGAAAAGCCGTAGGTATATCCTC is from Bacteroidota bacterium and encodes:
- the porQ gene encoding type IX secretion system protein PorQ, with protein sequence MILKNVSLNLLVFLFALQLYAGSNSTFDFLRNDAGARASALGGSFLLASNDPNTIFYNPSRMTTIATPQISFGYFKHLLDINSGHLSYAQEISGFGYIGGGIVYTNYGEFMKRNEFGDELGKFTATEIAMSVGYANHLYENLTYGASLKFIYSAIEKYKSTAVALDWGVTYVISPEKFQVGASLLNLGTQLDPYMNTKESLPTDLKVGASVKPEHLPLVLNFSFNKLIEKQNNFMSRFKAFSIGGEFLVTQNVQFRFGYNNERRSDLKIGKSSGLAGFSLGGGFIYNEYKVDYAFNSLGKIGGLHRIAVGILF
- a CDS encoding T9SS type A sorting domain-containing protein, with protein sequence MKTFILCLLFIYYVFDISAQNNSVIKTKGSSKGTKTIFDETKRIAKEDRQSLQRYSSNLQKDFQRKHSRRLKGSSTQNILLQNNRNLDSSINLFIDKDNITYSASKENIRELKNDKYDTAKEIWAAQYGSKAVPSWDAAFRGLFDQYGNVYVRENRHTVKYDSSGNEIWRINETGYAWRPVETGLIDIDTIRKRILCKVGEGIAMYNYDGVRMWLHEWPDNSIYKLKFCGSGDIYLVGRESNWECYIQKFSSDGEGIWWDVFETGDDPYASSVAFANTGNILIACDGIGEEETGRDIIIVKYSPDGDLLWQKSYSSSGENDDYVYALAVDNSGSVYATGAITTSDGLLQMITIKYSPLGVRRWVKKYIYPGYSDSEGVYVLADKVGNILVLGGIVEYKNYPELERYYLLIKYSATGQKLWERTFKGSPCKMVLDNLNDVYITGTFRGGSQYQGFATIKYNTNGLQQWVVYYSISDLSSSSELVYTEAFDIGSDGKGNLIVVGTMDDGVNKYNCNTAVVKYNSNGLQKWVRNYDGPWLSNDRVRAIDVDAQGNIYLTGSTYNHYTGYDFLTVKFNNRGELEWADKHTSIDDTYSGDEGDDIYVDKNNNVYVAGICSPTWDRTAYLTIKYNTYGVKQWVATTEISSGRHDVKIVGDKQGNIYVGYGDLVKYDTLGNKLWSVPIGGAQIIIDDFEAIIVTGGSGTMKISSEGLLLWTSPYAGEQIAVDQLGNIYLTRHTMDEKYNTMKLNSSGVLQWNVFYSRMPNGIARPSHIAIDKYSNVYVTGYSRATGTALDFTTIKYDSTGVEQWVQFYQGGGVPRKIVIDSLGNIYISGSKYLTLKYNQAGTLIWVARYHPSQTSNSYVQDINIDSKGNIYVAAETLELSNGVDISYSAVKYSPARLEFSHSFIDFGVVSLGCKSIKTSILKNIGSEKLIISDVEIGNSNFAISPKSATILPLDSITCSLLFNPSGAGEYLSKFNFIDGSQTLNNTLDATGFAVPTIPLNVSKTFIQFSKLEVGCRDTTEIKLFNRNSCPDTVFPMISNPMFKVRTSPIVLAPYDSTHFEIVFTPSQPGDFNSILTFNSLRGTQSDSIIVIGSSYANSPPTTITSILNNGWNLVSLPVESSCSYSFSNLFKYTPIGYVKSNILEPWSGHWLKSSGEEFNFHGYPVIADTFQLLTGWNLIGSISNPVHTSSIITNPPNIIASQFFGYQLGYLICDSIYPGNGYWLKLNSPGKLILSIDNPIQNAKIATVKDETNIFNSLTLNDANGQLQTLYFGIKPNDDFSADIYELPPVPPSNIFDVRFASQRLLEIVDENKIGIFPIIISSAVYPVTISWNLKNMFLEASLKIGKNDIPIQATGQFDIPTSDVRVKLVIKRSVELLNEFVLEQNYPNPFNPSTLIKYQLPQANKIELKIYNIFGQEVKKLVDEVQDAGYYEIVWNSDNNTGNNVASGVYFYRIQAGSFSETKKLILMR
- a CDS encoding uroporphyrinogen-III synthase, coding for MFPTIKITDPDDWQECDRAVEYLNSFDGIIFTSRNSVEKFIARINFKNIPLSALSSTLLFAVGEKTKSILEKHKLKTNAIPENFTAESLVETIKTFSVQNKKFLFPRGNLGRDVVIDKLSEYGAEVKSVVVYKTEKAIPDNLHSIEKELLEGKIDVVTFTSPSTVTNFFSLFSEDTKSQFIKNIIFAVIGEVTAKSLRKFGIEPTIIAKPSTNKGIVEGIERYCPV
- a CDS encoding M28 family peptidase, translated to MKKNIYVLILLAILVTNAFSQTTLLDSLINKVSVDSLRLYIRQLSGDTSCVIGGSPYTIVSRHKLQPGNNKAAQYIYEKFQRFGLTAQYDSFSTTGKNVIGTKVGTHFPNKYYVVCGHFDDMPIETIAPGADDNASGTAGVIELARILSQYNPQYTIKFIGFDEEEQGLVGSIYYATQARNRNDTILGVINLDMIGYDGNNDGKINVHSKNVANTVEIANDFVNNIATYNIGLVPVIVASQPYSDHESFLAKNYGAILVIEDNNDFHPYYHTTSDRFQYINVPYFHKMVKATMATLAKYALNLKIALEHTPIASGNIIDSRTARVNIISGLTIGTGSIQPRLYYRVDYGSGFSAFNYITDIDGPTGFQYEFIIPGQPLGTTVEYYVAAQDQGGQILQTIPAGGSGLNPPGSISPPQFYRYIVANITTAFSESFKTITRWNSVSLWGLTTSSFVSPTSSATDSPSGNYPSNTTNILLLRDSVSLKKAYGATLEYSARWDLENGYDYVQVMISTNLGTSWIPLEGSYTKLGSGSFQPTGQPLYNGSQSAWVTEQISLDPYIENDIKIRFYFRSDASVVADGFYVDDIKITVYNKGVQPVVTSFNTNEGWNLLSLPISLIDQRPSVLFPTATSQTYEFNGSYIIADSIKNGYGYWIKMDSSRSHTFVGSKIDSITFTMRKGWNLIGGLNQNINVSAITTIPAGLLSSQFFAYNGGYSESSILEKGKGYWIKLSANGSIKLESPLATGSNYTNRKSNNRNAIKIIDSKGNSTKLYLTNSFEVDQFIEFPPQAPPGVFDVRFVNDKYVGLLSNVNIININYVDYPLQLIFEGDENINLHLTSDDSKAKLDQYLSVHSPVYINQPLAQVKVRNSGLPAEFVLHQNYPNPFNPKTIIRYQIPEAGKVTLRVYDLLGREVVQLIDEFQVAGYKSVEFDASNFPSGVYFYKLSAGSFTSVKKAILVR